The following are from one region of the Carassius gibelio isolate Cgi1373 ecotype wild population from Czech Republic chromosome A13, carGib1.2-hapl.c, whole genome shotgun sequence genome:
- the wbp1la gene encoding WW domain binding protein 1-like a isoform X2, with amino-acid sequence MSYRVADVAKATGKDGMWGVGYIKLGMGLFVSNAVIGPIVSVTVEAALTESRLSCVGANNQSYFCDSGHCCGESQCCSYYYEVWWFWLVLTLIIILGCCCVCHHRRAKQRLQQQQRQHEINLIAYREAHNYTSLPFYFRFLPGYLLPAYEEVENRPPTPPPPYSASQPGQSPSTDSLCSEQPDELCPPLESSPVVPSASDNCSPGPCVEQPHTPTAHRPVRNTHKPQYLSREEDGQPQQVACATSHSLLKQGSSGEDLTEPIGDCSPESKEKTPGRHRRFTGDSGIEVCVCNQGPGDGEDEEMKELVVHMDGGVHEQQDFCDSCNPHSSSCPPRGPGDEEQGLAASDVPQEQREHQRPPVCLHLHTINEQDGPYHANNTDPQS; translated from the exons ATGTCCTACCGTGTCGCAGATGTGGCGAAAGCCACGGGAAAGGACGGAATGTGGGGGGTTGGATATATAAAGCTGGGAATGGGGTTGTTTGTAAGTAACGCGGTTATTGGACCGATCGTTTCGGTAACAGTGGAAGCAGCGCTGACCGAG AGCCGGCTGTCTTGTGTAGGAGCTAACAACCAGAGCTACTTCTGTGATTCGGGCCACTGCTGCGGAGAATCTCAGTGTTGCAGCTATTACTACGAGGTGTGGT GGTTTTGGTTGGTTCTGACTCTCATCATCATTCTGGGCTGCTGCTGTGTGTGTCACCACCGTCGAGCCAAACAAAGACTGCAACAACAGCAACGGCAGCATGAGATCAACCTCATCGCTTACAGAGAAGCCCATAATTACACTTCTCTACCCTTCTATTTCA GGTTCCTGCCTGGTTACCTCTTACCCGCATACGAGGAAGTGGAGAACAGACCTCCGACGCCCCCGCCTCCGTACAGTGCCTCTCAGCCAGGCCAGTCCCCCAGCACTGACTCCCTGTGCTCTGAACAACCAGATGAACTCTGCCCTCCACTGGAGTCCAGCCCCGTCGTCCCGTCTGCATCTGACAACTGTTCCCCGGGACCCTGCGTAGAGCAGCCACATACTCCCACTGCACACCGCCCTGTCAGAAACACCCACAAGCCACAGTACCTCAGCCGAGAAGAGGACGGGCAGCCCCAGCAGGTGGCGTGCGCTACATCACATAGCCTGCTCAAACAGGGCAGCTCCGGCGAGGATCTAACTGAACCCATAGGAGACTGTTCTCCCGAAAGCAAAGAAAAGACTCCAGGACGCCACCGGCGCTTCACAGGTGACTCTGGGATTGAGGTATGCGTTTGCAACCAGGGGCCCGGGGACGGAGAGGATGAGGAGATGAAAGAGCTTGTTGTGCACATGGATGGAGGGGTGCACGAGCAGCAGGACTTCTGTGATAGCTGCAACCCCCACAGCAGCAGCTGCCCTCCTCGTGGTCCGGGCGATGAGGAACAGGGCCTGGCTGCCTCAGATGTGCCTCAAGAGCAAAGAGAGCATCAGCGACCTCCAGTCTGCCTCCATCTGCACACCATCAATGAACAGGATGGTCCATATCACGCCAATAACACGGACCCCCAGAGTTGA
- the LOC128026158 gene encoding metal transporter CNNM2 isoform X2, whose amino-acid sequence MAEQWTAVPTSNMAALNRARSLTVIFLIVSSCLISSIDGKDAPEETVIIGIRLEDTDEVSFMDSGFLRVSERSRVRLRVYGQNINNETWSKLAFTEHSISSAPVESTSPGGAPASHPCGIRSSDIIILPNVEVNRKTSGIIELEVKPLRKTEKSKVYYLCIAAITPGAQDSWSENTWVYHEGLDTKVIVVEEKKFLLPFWLQVIFIAMLLCLSGMFSGLNLGLMALDPMELRIIQNCGTEKEKNYAKRIEPVRSQGNYLLCSLLLGNVLVNTTLTILLDDIAGSGLIAVVVSTIGIVIFGEIVPQAICSRHGLAVGANTILLTKFFMILTFPASYPVSKLLDHVLGQEIGTVYNREKLLEMLRVTDPYNDLVKEELNIIQGALELRTKTVEDVMTPLRDCFMIAADTILDFNTMSEIMESGYTRIPVYAGERCHIVDLLLVKDLAFVDPDDCTPLKTITKFYSHPLHFVFNDTKLDAMLEEFKKGKSHLAIVQRVNNEGEGDPFYEVLGIVTLEDVIEEIIKSEILDETDLYTDNKTKKRIAHRERKQDFSAFKPTDNELRVKISPQLLLAALRFLATEVESFSTAQMSEKILLRLLKHPNVIQELKYDDKNKKMSEHYLFHRNKPVDYFILILQGKVEVEAGKEGMKFEAGAFSYYGVLALTSSPENKSPPRVFGLNHSDSLNRSDRMEVVTPTLGSSNNQLNSFLQVYVPDYSVRAASDLLYIKVSRQQYQNALMASRMDKTPQSTDSEFTKIELTFTEHQDGPLDESATLLTTITHKPNHTGHNDGAI is encoded by the exons ATGGCAGAGCAATGGACTGCAGTGCCCACTTCTAATATGGCGGCGCTGAACCGGGCTAGATCATTGACTGTTATATTCTTAATTGTCAGCAGTTGTCTGATCAGTAGCATTGATGGCAAGGACGCGCCAGAAGAGACTGTCATCATTGGCATCCGGCTCGAGGACACCGACGAGGTGTCGTTCATGGACAGTGGCTTTTTGCGCGTCAGCGAGCGCTCTCGTGTCAGGCTGAGGGTCTATGGGCAAAACATCAACAACGAGACGTGGTCCAAACTCGCCTTTACGGAACACAGCATCAGCAGCGCACCTGTGGAGAGCACGAGCCCCGGAGGCGCACCTGCCTCGCATCCCTGCGGCATCCGATCCTCCGATATCATCATCCTTCCCAACGTGGAGGTTAACAGAAAGACATCTGGGATTATTGAATTAGAGGTGAAACCTTTGCGAAAAACAGAGAAGAGTAAAGTGTATTACCTGTGCATTGCTGCCATCACACCTGGCGCGCAGGACTCGTGGTCCGAGAACACCTGGGTTTATCACGAGGGGCTTGACACCAAAGTGATCGTGGTGGAGGAAAAAAAGTTCCTTCTGCCTTTCTGGCTGCAGGTGATCTTTATTGCCATGTTGTTGTGTTTGTCCGGCATGTTCAGCGGGCTGAATCTAGGACTGATGGCGCTGGATCCCATGGAGCTCCGGATTATCCAAAACTGCGGGACTGAGAAGGAGAAGAATTACGCCAAGAGGATCGAGCCAGTCCGAAGCCAAGGAAACTACCTTCTCTGCTCTTTGCTCCTGGGAAATGTTTTGGTCAATACCACTTTGACTATTCTGCTCGATGACATCGCAGGATCAGGGCTGATCGCTGTAGTGGTGTCCACTATAGGAATTGTGATTTTTGGAGAGATTGTGCCACAAGCCATCTGCTCCAGGCATGGGCTCGCCGTGGGCGCAAACACTATACTCCTGACTAAATTTTTCATGATCCTCACTTTCCCTGCATCATATCCCGTCAGTAAACTCCTGGACCACGTGCTGGGGCAGGAGATCGGCACTGTGTACAACAGAGAGAAGCTTCTGGAGATGCTCAGGGTGACAGATCCGTATAATGACCTGGTCAAAGAGGAGCTCAACATCATCCAGGGAGCTCTGGAGCTCAGGACTAAAACTGTGGAGGATGTCATGACGCCTTTGCGAGACTGTTTCATGATTGCTGCTGATACCATCCTTGACTTCAACACCATGTCTGAGATCATGGAGAGCGGCTACACACGAATACCTGTGTATGCGGGGGAAAGATGTCATATTGTGGACTTGCTGTTAGTGAAGGACTTGGCCTTTGTGGATCCAGATGACTGCACGCCGTTGAAAACCATCACCAAGTTCTACAGCCACCCTCTGCATTTTGTCTTCAATGATACAAAGCTGGATGCCATGCTCGAGGAGTTTAAAAAGG GTAAATCCCATCTGGCCATTGTCCAAAGAGTGAATAACGAAGGAGAGGGAGACCCGTTCTATGAAGTCCTGGGCATCGTCACGCTAGAGGACGTCATTGAGGAAATCATCAAATCTGAGATTCTAGATGAGACAGACTTGTACA CtgacaacaagacaaaaaagaGGATCGCTCACAGAGAGAGGAAACAGGACTTCTCTGCTTTCAAACCCACAGATAATGAGTTGAGGGTGAAAATATCACCGCAGCTTCTTCTAGCCGCACTGCGTTTCCTGGCAACTG AAGTGGAATCTTTTAGTACGGCTCAGATGTCAGAGAAAATCCTCCTGCGCTTGCTGAAACATCCTAACGTCATCCAGGAGCTCAAATATGATGACAAGAACAAGAAGATGTCAGAGCACTACCTCTTTCACCGCAACAAGCCTGTGGACTACTTCATCCTCATCTTGCAG GGTAAGGTGGAGGTTGAGGCTGGGAAGGAGGGGATGAAGTTTGAAGCTGGTGCCTTCTCTTATTATGGAGTGCTGGCTTTAACCTCCTCACCAG AAAATAAGTCACCTCCACGAGTGTTCGGACTCAACCACTCGGACTCCCTGAACAGGAGTGACCGGATGGAGGTGGTCACTCCCAcactgggcagcagcaacaaccAGCTCAACTCCTTCCTGCAGGTCTACGTGCCAGACTACTCCGTGAGAGCCGCCTCTGACCTGCTCTACATCAAG
- the LOC128026158 gene encoding metal transporter CNNM2 isoform X1 codes for MAEQWTAVPTSNMAALNRARSLTVIFLIVSSCLISSIDGKDAPEETVIIGIRLEDTDEVSFMDSGFLRVSERSRVRLRVYGQNINNETWSKLAFTEHSISSAPVESTSPGGAPASHPCGIRSSDIIILPNVEVNRKTSGIIELEVKPLRKTEKSKVYYLCIAAITPGAQDSWSENTWVYHEGLDTKVIVVEEKKFLLPFWLQVIFIAMLLCLSGMFSGLNLGLMALDPMELRIIQNCGTEKEKNYAKRIEPVRSQGNYLLCSLLLGNVLVNTTLTILLDDIAGSGLIAVVVSTIGIVIFGEIVPQAICSRHGLAVGANTILLTKFFMILTFPASYPVSKLLDHVLGQEIGTVYNREKLLEMLRVTDPYNDLVKEELNIIQGALELRTKTVEDVMTPLRDCFMIAADTILDFNTMSEIMESGYTRIPVYAGERCHIVDLLLVKDLAFVDPDDCTPLKTITKFYSHPLHFVFNDTKLDAMLEEFKKGKSHLAIVQRVNNEGEGDPFYEVLGIVTLEDVIEEIIKSEILDETDLYTDNKTKKRIAHRERKQDFSAFKPTDNELRVKISPQLLLAALRFLATEVESFSTAQMSEKILLRLLKHPNVIQELKYDDKNKKMSEHYLFHRNKPVDYFILILQGKVEVEAGKEGMKFEAGAFSYYGVLALTSSPVPLSLSRTFVVSRAESLAGSPENKSPPRVFGLNHSDSLNRSDRMEVVTPTLGSSNNQLNSFLQVYVPDYSVRAASDLLYIKVSRQQYQNALMASRMDKTPQSTDSEFTKIELTFTEHQDGPLDESATLLTTITHKPNHTGHNDGAI; via the exons ATGGCAGAGCAATGGACTGCAGTGCCCACTTCTAATATGGCGGCGCTGAACCGGGCTAGATCATTGACTGTTATATTCTTAATTGTCAGCAGTTGTCTGATCAGTAGCATTGATGGCAAGGACGCGCCAGAAGAGACTGTCATCATTGGCATCCGGCTCGAGGACACCGACGAGGTGTCGTTCATGGACAGTGGCTTTTTGCGCGTCAGCGAGCGCTCTCGTGTCAGGCTGAGGGTCTATGGGCAAAACATCAACAACGAGACGTGGTCCAAACTCGCCTTTACGGAACACAGCATCAGCAGCGCACCTGTGGAGAGCACGAGCCCCGGAGGCGCACCTGCCTCGCATCCCTGCGGCATCCGATCCTCCGATATCATCATCCTTCCCAACGTGGAGGTTAACAGAAAGACATCTGGGATTATTGAATTAGAGGTGAAACCTTTGCGAAAAACAGAGAAGAGTAAAGTGTATTACCTGTGCATTGCTGCCATCACACCTGGCGCGCAGGACTCGTGGTCCGAGAACACCTGGGTTTATCACGAGGGGCTTGACACCAAAGTGATCGTGGTGGAGGAAAAAAAGTTCCTTCTGCCTTTCTGGCTGCAGGTGATCTTTATTGCCATGTTGTTGTGTTTGTCCGGCATGTTCAGCGGGCTGAATCTAGGACTGATGGCGCTGGATCCCATGGAGCTCCGGATTATCCAAAACTGCGGGACTGAGAAGGAGAAGAATTACGCCAAGAGGATCGAGCCAGTCCGAAGCCAAGGAAACTACCTTCTCTGCTCTTTGCTCCTGGGAAATGTTTTGGTCAATACCACTTTGACTATTCTGCTCGATGACATCGCAGGATCAGGGCTGATCGCTGTAGTGGTGTCCACTATAGGAATTGTGATTTTTGGAGAGATTGTGCCACAAGCCATCTGCTCCAGGCATGGGCTCGCCGTGGGCGCAAACACTATACTCCTGACTAAATTTTTCATGATCCTCACTTTCCCTGCATCATATCCCGTCAGTAAACTCCTGGACCACGTGCTGGGGCAGGAGATCGGCACTGTGTACAACAGAGAGAAGCTTCTGGAGATGCTCAGGGTGACAGATCCGTATAATGACCTGGTCAAAGAGGAGCTCAACATCATCCAGGGAGCTCTGGAGCTCAGGACTAAAACTGTGGAGGATGTCATGACGCCTTTGCGAGACTGTTTCATGATTGCTGCTGATACCATCCTTGACTTCAACACCATGTCTGAGATCATGGAGAGCGGCTACACACGAATACCTGTGTATGCGGGGGAAAGATGTCATATTGTGGACTTGCTGTTAGTGAAGGACTTGGCCTTTGTGGATCCAGATGACTGCACGCCGTTGAAAACCATCACCAAGTTCTACAGCCACCCTCTGCATTTTGTCTTCAATGATACAAAGCTGGATGCCATGCTCGAGGAGTTTAAAAAGG GTAAATCCCATCTGGCCATTGTCCAAAGAGTGAATAACGAAGGAGAGGGAGACCCGTTCTATGAAGTCCTGGGCATCGTCACGCTAGAGGACGTCATTGAGGAAATCATCAAATCTGAGATTCTAGATGAGACAGACTTGTACA CtgacaacaagacaaaaaagaGGATCGCTCACAGAGAGAGGAAACAGGACTTCTCTGCTTTCAAACCCACAGATAATGAGTTGAGGGTGAAAATATCACCGCAGCTTCTTCTAGCCGCACTGCGTTTCCTGGCAACTG AAGTGGAATCTTTTAGTACGGCTCAGATGTCAGAGAAAATCCTCCTGCGCTTGCTGAAACATCCTAACGTCATCCAGGAGCTCAAATATGATGACAAGAACAAGAAGATGTCAGAGCACTACCTCTTTCACCGCAACAAGCCTGTGGACTACTTCATCCTCATCTTGCAG GGTAAGGTGGAGGTTGAGGCTGGGAAGGAGGGGATGAAGTTTGAAGCTGGTGCCTTCTCTTATTATGGAGTGCTGGCTTTAACCTCCTCACCAG TTCCTCTCTCCTTGTCTCGAACGTTTGTGGTGAGCAGGGCAGAATCACTGGCAGGATCTCCAG AAAATAAGTCACCTCCACGAGTGTTCGGACTCAACCACTCGGACTCCCTGAACAGGAGTGACCGGATGGAGGTGGTCACTCCCAcactgggcagcagcaacaaccAGCTCAACTCCTTCCTGCAGGTCTACGTGCCAGACTACTCCGTGAGAGCCGCCTCTGACCTGCTCTACATCAAG
- the wbp1la gene encoding WW domain binding protein 1-like a isoform X1, which translates to MSHYTMCGWWVARARPSSSVSTLVFASPVCICCVDFPIRQTPIMPFLLGFRQSRLSCVGANNQSYFCDSGHCCGESQCCSYYYEVWWFWLVLTLIIILGCCCVCHHRRAKQRLQQQQRQHEINLIAYREAHNYTSLPFYFRFLPGYLLPAYEEVENRPPTPPPPYSASQPGQSPSTDSLCSEQPDELCPPLESSPVVPSASDNCSPGPCVEQPHTPTAHRPVRNTHKPQYLSREEDGQPQQVACATSHSLLKQGSSGEDLTEPIGDCSPESKEKTPGRHRRFTGDSGIEVCVCNQGPGDGEDEEMKELVVHMDGGVHEQQDFCDSCNPHSSSCPPRGPGDEEQGLAASDVPQEQREHQRPPVCLHLHTINEQDGPYHANNTDPQS; encoded by the exons ATGTCGCACTATACCATGTGTGGGTGGTGGGTGGCCCGAGCCCGACCTTCCTCTTCTGTTTCGACATTGGTCTTTGCCAGCCCTGTGTGTATCTGCTGTGTTGATTTTCCTATCAGACAGACGCCTATCATGCCTTTTCTCCTGGGGTTTAGACAG AGCCGGCTGTCTTGTGTAGGAGCTAACAACCAGAGCTACTTCTGTGATTCGGGCCACTGCTGCGGAGAATCTCAGTGTTGCAGCTATTACTACGAGGTGTGGT GGTTTTGGTTGGTTCTGACTCTCATCATCATTCTGGGCTGCTGCTGTGTGTGTCACCACCGTCGAGCCAAACAAAGACTGCAACAACAGCAACGGCAGCATGAGATCAACCTCATCGCTTACAGAGAAGCCCATAATTACACTTCTCTACCCTTCTATTTCA GGTTCCTGCCTGGTTACCTCTTACCCGCATACGAGGAAGTGGAGAACAGACCTCCGACGCCCCCGCCTCCGTACAGTGCCTCTCAGCCAGGCCAGTCCCCCAGCACTGACTCCCTGTGCTCTGAACAACCAGATGAACTCTGCCCTCCACTGGAGTCCAGCCCCGTCGTCCCGTCTGCATCTGACAACTGTTCCCCGGGACCCTGCGTAGAGCAGCCACATACTCCCACTGCACACCGCCCTGTCAGAAACACCCACAAGCCACAGTACCTCAGCCGAGAAGAGGACGGGCAGCCCCAGCAGGTGGCGTGCGCTACATCACATAGCCTGCTCAAACAGGGCAGCTCCGGCGAGGATCTAACTGAACCCATAGGAGACTGTTCTCCCGAAAGCAAAGAAAAGACTCCAGGACGCCACCGGCGCTTCACAGGTGACTCTGGGATTGAGGTATGCGTTTGCAACCAGGGGCCCGGGGACGGAGAGGATGAGGAGATGAAAGAGCTTGTTGTGCACATGGATGGAGGGGTGCACGAGCAGCAGGACTTCTGTGATAGCTGCAACCCCCACAGCAGCAGCTGCCCTCCTCGTGGTCCGGGCGATGAGGAACAGGGCCTGGCTGCCTCAGATGTGCCTCAAGAGCAAAGAGAGCATCAGCGACCTCCAGTCTGCCTCCATCTGCACACCATCAATGAACAGGATGGTCCATATCACGCCAATAACACGGACCCCCAGAGTTGA
- the LOC128026159 gene encoding BLOC-1-related complex subunit 7-like yields the protein MASSETQPRFGQSVKGLLSDKVTSCSGDVIALTRQMLKGSRSQELLSQAARNMVIQEDAILHSEDSLRKMSIITTHLQYQQEAIEKNVEHSRTLQDQLKHLMR from the exons ATGGCTTCCTCCGAGACGCAGCCTCGCTTCGGTCAATCTGTTAAAGGTTTATTGTCTGATAAAGTCACTTCTTGCAGTGGAGACGTGATCGCTCTAACCCGTCAGATGTTGAAAGGATCCAGGAGCCAAGAA CTACTCAGTCAGGCAGCGAGAAATATGGTAATTCAAGAAGATGCAATTCTGCATTCTGAAGAT AGTCTGCGGAAGATGTCTATTATAACAACCCACTTGCAGTATCA GCAAGAGGCCATTGAAAAGAA TGTAGAACATTCCAGAACCCTGCAGGACCAGCTCAAACACTTGATGAGATAA